The nucleotide sequence CGCCCCGGCACACGCGCTCGTCAACTGTCCATCACGTCCATTCGGTCCATGATGTCCATTTTGTCCATATTTTCCGATCAGCAGCCGCAGCTTCCCCCGTCATCGTCATCATCGTCGCCGCCGCCGGTGTCGGCGTCCGCGGGAGCAATCTTGACGCCGCAGCGGTCATCAAGGCACGTGGCGAACGAGGCGCAATCCGTGACGTTCGGATGGTCGGCGCACTCGGCGACGCATTCCCAGTCGCCGTCGCCCTCCTCGCAGGCGGTTTCCGCCGCGAGGATATCGTCCGCGCCGTCGAGCGCGTACGCACACTGGTCGTAGATCATGCCGGCGAGCTGTTCGCATTCCTCGTTTTGCGCGTCATCGTCGGCGTCGTCGTCCGTGTCGTCGTCGTCGTCGTCCTCCGGCGGCGCGCTCTCGTCGATGTACGCGTCCATGTACGCGCGCACCGCGGCATAGGCGTCGATTTCGCCGAAACCGAGATAAGGCGAGAATCCCCCGCCGGGCGAAAACGCGGTGTCGATCATCGTCTCCACGACGAGCTCCGGATCGTGCCCGGCGACGGAGATCATGAGCGCGGCGACGCCGGCCGCGTGCGGCGAAGCCATGCTCGTTCCGGACAGGCCATAATACGCGATCTGCAACGAGTCCTCGTCGAACGTCTGCTGGAAGATGTAGCTGCCCGGCGCGATGACATCGAGATCGTCGCCGAAGGACGAGAAGAACGCGCGGCCGGGGCTTGCGCCGGGATCGTGCCGGCGGCTTGCGCCGACCGAGAGCACGTTGTCGTACGCGGCGGGATATTCCACCGGCGCGCGCCCGGTGTTGCCGGACGCCGCGATGACGACAACGCCGTCCTCGAAGACCTGCGTGATCGCGCTCTGGAAAAGCCCGCTCGCGCCGCCGCCGCCGAGGCTCATGTTGATGACGTGCGCGCCCTCGTCGGACGAGTAGAGGATGCCGTCGATGACGTCGCTGTCCTTCGCGTAAAACGCATCCGACGGCGCGCTGTCCGGGAAGACCTTCACCGGCAGGATCGTCGCCTCGAACGCGATGCCCGCCATGCCCACGCCGTTGTTTGTCGCCTCGGCGACCGTGTTGGCGACGTGCGTCCCGTGGCCGGAATAATCCGTCGCGTCCTCGTCGTCGCCCCAGAAATCGTAACCGGCAAGCAGGTGCGTCGCGCCGTCGAACATGCCCTCGGTGCGGTAGCCGGTGTCGATGACCGAAACGACGACGCCTTCGCCGCGGCCGTAGTCCCATGCGCGCTCGACGTTGATCTGCCGGAAGTTGCCCTGATATTCGACGTAATGCTCGTCGTTCGGCGTCAGCAGCGGGCGGTGCAGAAAGTTCGGCTCCGCCGCGCGAATCGGCGCAAGCGCCGAAAGTCGCGCGATGGCGGCCTCGATGTCGCCGTCGATCTCCACGAGCGCGTGATGCACGTTTGCGAGCGCGAAGGATTTTTGCGTCAGGACTTCCGGGGCAAGGCGACGCCCCGCGACGGTCGAGACGTGGCGGATCCGGAATCCCGCCCCCGCGATGCCCAGGGCGATGTCCGCGCCGCCGGCGTCGCCGTCAAAGGCGACAAGCACCGTGTTCGCGTCGGCCTCGTGGCCGCGAACGATGGCGATGTCCGCGTATGCGGGCGTGGCGGCGAGCGCGAAAAGCGCGGTCGCGGCAAGAACGAAACGCGCCGCACGGCGAGCGCGAGGATGAAGCGGCAAGTGGAGGGCGATCAACGGTTCTCTCCCCGGGGCGCGAATGATAGGCGCGTCGGATTTAAGGGCGCCAAAGCATAGCGGGAAGGGAAGAAGTCTGGAAGGCCGGAAGTTCATCGCAAGTAACGAATGACGAGTGACGAGTGACGACGCAGCACGGGCACGGGCACGGGCACGGGATCGGGCACGGGATCGGCGTGTGAACTCAATCCTCGATCCTCAATCCTCGATCCACTAATCCACAAACCCCTTCGTCAAATAAATTCCGCCCCAGAAGTGGTCGCGCGCGTGAGGGCCGGAGTATTCGCGGCCTCGGGCGCTGATGGCGTAGGTCAGGTTCCAGCCCGCGTAGCCGAGCGTGATCGCGCCCTGCCCCTCGAGGATGATGCGCTCGATCTGCGAGGCGTCGAAGGTGACGTCGCTTTCGCGAAACTGCCCCTGCAAAAACGCGTTGTAGAGAACAAGCCGCGTCTTGCCGGAAAGCGAGAAATACGCTTCCCAGGAATTGCTGGATCGCCGGCGCGAGGCGGGGGCGTTTTCGTCCCAGTTGAACTGATTGCCACCCTCCTGCGTATCGTCGACGGCCGGCCCTTGCCAAAACGGCGAGCTGAGTTTGCCGACGCGCGTGCCGACACCCGCCGCGCCGTTCATGTAATATCCGAAATTGCCGTCCAGCATCATGGCGAAATCGTGGTACGCCGAGTCGGTGACAAGGCGCGTCACGCCGATGGAATAGCGCATGGTCGGCTCGCCGCCATCGGAGATCTGATGCTCCCAGCCCTCCGGATCGACGGGTGCGTCGCGGCCGGTGAATCGGCGCGTCTGCTGATGGAGAAATGTTTGCGACGCGCCGCCCGCGCCGAGGCCGAGCACGCCGAACGTGAGGGCCGACGAATAGGTGAGATCGTCGCCGTAAATCGTCATGCGGTAGATATTGGCGTAAAGCAGCGACGCGTACGGACGGTCCTGATGCACGGGGCCTTCGGCGGACAGATCGTCGGGCGTGAAGCTGATTTGCCCGAGCGTCAGGCTGTGCGATTTGCCGAAACGCCCGCGTCCCATCGTTTGCGCGTC is from bacterium and encodes:
- a CDS encoding S8 family serine peptidase, giving the protein MIALHLPLHPRARRAARFVLAATALFALAATPAYADIAIVRGHEADANTVLVAFDGDAGGADIALGIAGAGFRIRHVSTVAGRRLAPEVLTQKSFALANVHHALVEIDGDIEAAIARLSALAPIRAAEPNFLHRPLLTPNDEHYVEYQGNFRQINVERAWDYGRGEGVVVSVIDTGYRTEGMFDGATHLLAGYDFWGDDEDATDYSGHGTHVANTVAEATNNGVGMAGIAFEATILPVKVFPDSAPSDAFYAKDSDVIDGILYSSDEGAHVINMSLGGGGASGLFQSAITQVFEDGVVVIAASGNTGRAPVEYPAAYDNVLSVGASRRHDPGASPGRAFFSSFGDDLDVIAPGSYIFQQTFDEDSLQIAYYGLSGTSMASPHAAGVAALMISVAGHDPELVVETMIDTAFSPGGGFSPYLGFGEIDAYAAVRAYMDAYIDESAPPEDDDDDDTDDDADDDAQNEECEQLAGMIYDQCAYALDGADDILAAETACEEGDGDWECVAECADHPNVTDCASFATCLDDRCGVKIAPADADTGGGDDDDDDGGSCGC
- a CDS encoding lipid A deacylase LpxR family protein — its product is MRARAALAAGILFAAIALVGVKPSSAKDADDDETPLSDGAEAADSAARDEQPISGFGLFVDQDFFVPPINQDRNYTMGVALQISGRWVERGHIEAPLEATDRFTGFWLLHDAQTMGRGRFGKSHSLTLGQISFTPDDLSAEGPVHQDRPYASLLYANIYRMTIYGDDLTYSSALTFGVLGLGAGGASQTFLHQQTRRFTGRDAPVDPEGWEHQISDGGEPTMRYSIGVTRLVTDSAYHDFAMMLDGNFGYYMNGAAGVGTRVGKLSSPFWQGPAVDDTQEGGNQFNWDENAPASRRRSSNSWEAYFSLSGKTRLVLYNAFLQGQFRESDVTFDASQIERIILEGQGAITLGYAGWNLTYAISARGREYSGPHARDHFWGGIYLTKGFVD